Part of the Sphingopyxis sp. 113P3 genome, CGATCAAGGGCTGCACCGCCGACCCGGACGCGCTCGCCGCCTTCGCCACCCAGCAGGAAGCGATCAAGAGTACGCTGCCCCCGACCCCGAACGAGCGGCTGGTCTATGGCTGCCAGAGACTTGCTGGACCCGCGGCCAAGCAGGCAGCGGCCGGAAAATAGCTCGCGTCTCTAACCTCCGCACGCCTTGAACAGCATGAGCGTGCGCTCGCGCGCCAGCTCTGCGCTCGGCTCGTGATAATCCTTGCGGCGGTCGCTGTTGAAGCCGTGCCCTGCTTCATAGACGAAAACCTGCGCGGTCGGGTGGTCCCTTGCGATCAGGGCCTCGACCCCCTCCATGGGGATTCCTGCATCGTACCGGCCGAAATGCGCGATCGCTGCACATCGCGGCGCCTCGCTGGCAAATTGCGTCGGCACGAGGCTGCCATAATAGGCCGATGCGGCAGCGAGGTCGGGGCTGATCTGTGCCATCCTCCACGCGACCGACCCGCCATAGCAATAGCCGGTGATGAAGACCGGGCCTTTCCCTTTGAGCGCGTCGATGCAGCTTTGGGCATCCTTCAGGCTCTGCTCGAAGGGATGAAGCTGACGCGCAAGTTCCACCGCTCTTTCAAACTGCGGCCCCGAATAGTCGCTTTCGAACCCCGGATGCTCGCGGTCGAAGAGCGCGGGGGAGAGGACCTCATAGCCGTCGGCGGCATATTCGTCGCACAGCTCGCGAATATGGTCGGTGACCCCGAAGATTTCCTGGATCAGCACCAGGCCTGCGCGGCGGTCGCCTTCGGGCCGGGCGTGATAGACGGCAATATCCGCCCCATCGTCCATCGTCATGCGGATAGTCTCGCCCATCACTCTTTCCTCTTCGCGCTGTTCCTCGGGAGCCAAGGCTGTTCTTTCTCCGCCTTTGTGGAGAAAGCTGTGCCCTTCGACAAGCGCGCAGGGCGCAGCCGCACAGGCCGGAAAGAAGCGGGCCGGGAAAGCCGGTGTGATTCCTTCCTCCCCCACCTTGCATTGCAACAAAATCGTTGCTACGCGCGCCGCGACTGTGCAGCGGGGGGCCTCTTCGGAGACCATGTAAATCCGCGCAGCCATCCCCCTCGGGATCGTAGAGAAGGACTTTTGCGCGTGGAGAATTCCGGCGGCATTCAGGGCAACATCACGGCGGGCCTTACGGGTCGCTATGCCAGCGCGCTGTTCGATCTGGCGCGCGAATCCAACGCCATCGACAGCGTTCAGAAGAGCCTCGCGGCGCTGCGCCAGGGCCTCGCCGATTCGGCCGATCTTGCCGCGCTTGCTGCAAGCCCGGTCGTCAGCCGCAGCGACGCCGCGAAGGCCGTCGCCGCTGTCGCAAAGGCGATGCAGCTCGATTCGCTGACGACCAATTTCCTCGGCGTGCTCGCGCAGAATCGCCGCCTCGCCGATCTTTCCGGCATGATCGACG contains:
- a CDS encoding F0F1 ATP synthase subunit delta — its product is MENSGGIQGNITAGLTGRYASALFDLARESNAIDSVQKSLAALRQGLADSADLAALAASPVVSRSDAAKAVAAVAKAMQLDSLTTNFLGVLAQNRRLADLSGMIDAFDAIVAAHRGEVTAKVTSAHPLSAEQVKALAANLKTRVGRDVSIATTVDPAILGGLVVQLGSQLIDGSIRTRLNSFATAMKG
- a CDS encoding dienelactone hydrolase family protein, with translation MGETIRMTMDDGADIAVYHARPEGDRRAGLVLIQEIFGVTDHIRELCDEYAADGYEVLSPALFDREHPGFESDYSGPQFERAVELARQLHPFEQSLKDAQSCIDALKGKGPVFITGYCYGGSVAWRMAQISPDLAAASAYYGSLVPTQFASEAPRCAAIAHFGRYDAGIPMEGVEALIARDHPTAQVFVYEAGHGFNSDRRKDYHEPSAELARERTLMLFKACGG